In the genome of Cynocephalus volans isolate mCynVol1 chromosome 15, mCynVol1.pri, whole genome shotgun sequence, one region contains:
- the LOC134364157 gene encoding LOW QUALITY PROTEIN: melanocortin receptor 5-like (The sequence of the model RefSeq protein was modified relative to this genomic sequence to represent the inferred CDS: substituted 2 bases at 2 genomic stop codons), giving the protein MNSSFYPYFLDPNLNATHGNLSGPNVKNTSSPCEDMGIAAEVFLTLGFISLLENILVIGAIMNSKSLHSPVYFVCSXAVADMLVSMSNAWETVTIYLISNKHLVMADAFVHHIDNVFGSMICISVVASMCSLLAIAVDRYVTIFCALCYHHIMMARHSGVIMVCIWVFCTGCGIVSKFFTMLFLVLSLHTHMFLLAQTHVRRMAALPRYSTMRQRSSTRGAVSLAMLLGVFILWWAPFFLHLMLMILCPXNLYCSCFMSHFNMYLVLIMCNSVIDPLMYAFRSPEMRKTLKGTICCHVCPHSD; this is encoded by the coding sequence ATGAATTCCTCATTTTACCCGTATTTCTTGGATCCCAACCTGAATGCCACACATGGCAACCTTTCAGGACCAAATGTCAAAAACACGTCTTCACCATGTGAAGACATGGGCATCGCCGCGGAGGTGTTTTTGACTCTGGGTTTCATCAGCCTCTTGGAGAACATCCTGGTCATAGGTGCCATCATGAACAGCAAGAGCTTGCATTCTCCCGTGTACTTCGTGTGCAGCTGAGCGGTGGCTGACATGTTGGTGAGCATGTCCAATGCCTGGGAGACCGTCACCATATACTTAATAAGTAACAAGCACCTGGTGATGGCAGACGCTTTTGTGCATCACATTGACAACGTGTTTGGCTCCATGATCTGCATTTCCGTCGTCGCCTCGATGTGCAGTCTGCTGGCCATTGCAGTGGATAGGTATGTCACCATCTTCTGTGCCCTGTGCTACCACCACATAATGATGGCCAGGCACTCTGGGGTGATCATGGTGTGCATCTGGGTGTTTTGCACAGGCTGTGGCATTGTCTCCAAGTTCTTCACTATGCTGTTCCTCGTGCTGTCTCTGCATACACACATGTTCCTCCTGGCACAGACCCATGTCAGGCGGATGGCAGCTCTGCCCAGGTACAGCACCATGCGGCAGAGGAGCAGCACGCGGGGGGCTGTCAGCCTCGCCATGCTGCTGGGCGTCTTCATCCTGTGGTGggctcctttcttcctccatctCATGCTGATGATTTTGTGCCCTTAGAACCTCTACTGCTCTTGCTTCATGTCCCACTTCAATATGTACCTTGTGCTTATCATGTGTAACTCTGTGATTGACCCTCTGATGTATGCCTTCCGCAGCCCAGAAATGCGGAAGACCTTGAAAGGGACTATTTGCTGCCATGTGTGCCCCCACAGTGATTAG